The Echinicola rosea genome has a segment encoding these proteins:
- a CDS encoding DUF2179 domain-containing protein: MQEFFSGMGMDDDLFSYVIMPLLIFLARVGDVSINTLRIMFVLNGKKNVAPILGFFEALIWLLAIGQIFQNIDNPMSYLAYAGGFGAGTYIGMVFEEKLALGRVLVRVITKEPMPELIEYMKERDFRFTNVGAEGRYGKVNLLFTVMKRDSLQGFVTKIKSLNDKAFYTIESVKRISEDDLNVMEDRPRFTTRVFNRVRK, from the coding sequence ATGCAGGAATTCTTTAGCGGAATGGGAATGGATGACGATTTGTTTAGCTATGTCATCATGCCTTTGTTGATTTTCTTGGCCAGGGTGGGAGACGTCTCCATCAATACCTTGCGGATTATGTTTGTTCTGAATGGCAAGAAAAATGTAGCTCCGATTTTGGGCTTCTTTGAAGCATTGATTTGGTTGCTGGCCATTGGGCAGATCTTTCAGAATATCGATAATCCCATGTCCTATTTGGCCTACGCAGGCGGCTTTGGTGCAGGTACATACATTGGTATGGTGTTCGAGGAAAAACTGGCGCTGGGTAGGGTGCTGGTCAGGGTCATTACCAAGGAGCCGATGCCCGAGCTGATTGAGTATATGAAAGAACGGGATTTCCGGTTTACCAATGTAGGTGCTGAAGGAAGGTATGGAAAGGTGAATTTATTGTTTACGGTCATGAAGAGGGATAGTCTGCAGGGTTTTGTGACCAAGATCAAGTCGCTCAATGACAAGGCATTCTATACCATTGAAAGTGTCAAAAGGATCAGTGAAGATGACCTCAATGTGATGGAAGACAGACCGCGATTTACGACAAGGGTGTTTAACAGGGTTCGAAAGTAA
- a CDS encoding CynX/NimT family MFS transporter, whose amino-acid sequence MKKTTPTKGLSEGLLITGIILVSFCLRPSITSVGPLIPMIREDLGLSNAWAGFLTTLPLLSFATFSLFSSAIGARLGNVRAILMGLFLIAFGIIVRVQGGAFLLYFGTAVSGIGIVICNVLLIPLIKVKLPHKIGIMTSSYTTGMSAFAAVGTGLSVPLAIGMGLGWRGSLLAWVALVALAIVIWLPQVKPNKVKGPDEGLTGGKNVWKSKLAWQVSIFMGIQSTMFYTLIAWLPDLLIHKGFTAGQAGLMMSLMQVVGLVGSFAAPLVAVKYTTQAKISFGMGMIYFIGFLGLFFEYNWVIYIALTLIGFCLGASISLAYTLIGLRTEGATTARLSGMAQSAGYYLAALGPLLIGALFDLFHNYNLLVILMVICALSFAWLGTKVGRDIKV is encoded by the coding sequence ATGAAAAAGACAACTCCAACCAAGGGTTTATCTGAAGGATTGCTTATCACGGGGATTATTTTAGTATCCTTTTGTTTAAGGCCTTCAATTACATCTGTCGGGCCATTGATTCCGATGATTCGTGAAGATCTTGGACTTTCTAATGCCTGGGCGGGCTTTTTGACCACTTTACCGTTATTGTCCTTCGCTACATTTTCCCTTTTCTCTTCCGCGATTGGAGCGCGCCTTGGGAATGTGCGCGCGATTCTGATGGGCTTGTTCCTGATTGCGTTTGGGATAATTGTTCGGGTTCAGGGAGGTGCTTTCTTGCTGTATTTTGGTACGGCGGTGTCTGGAATCGGCATCGTGATCTGTAATGTCTTGCTCATTCCTTTGATAAAAGTGAAACTTCCCCATAAAATCGGCATCATGACGAGCTCCTATACCACCGGAATGTCTGCTTTTGCGGCCGTAGGTACAGGGTTAAGTGTGCCGCTGGCCATAGGCATGGGACTGGGGTGGAGAGGTTCTTTGCTTGCATGGGTGGCCTTGGTAGCCTTGGCGATTGTGATCTGGCTGCCCCAGGTGAAACCCAATAAAGTCAAAGGTCCGGATGAGGGGCTTACTGGAGGAAAGAATGTCTGGAAATCCAAGCTTGCCTGGCAAGTCAGTATTTTCATGGGAATCCAATCCACGATGTTTTATACCTTGATCGCTTGGTTGCCGGATTTGCTGATCCATAAAGGTTTTACTGCAGGACAAGCGGGGCTGATGATGAGCCTAATGCAGGTCGTTGGTCTGGTAGGATCGTTTGCGGCGCCCTTGGTGGCGGTTAAATATACCACGCAGGCGAAGATTTCTTTCGGTATGGGAATGATCTATTTTATAGGATTTCTTGGATTGTTTTTTGAGTACAATTGGGTGATTTATATTGCCTTGACCTTGATAGGTTTTTGTCTTGGGGCAAGTATCAGTTTGGCGTACACTTTGATAGGATTACGCACCGAAGGGGCCACTACGGCCAGGCTATCAGGAATGGCCCAGTCAGCAGGGTATTATTTGGCGGCTTTGGGGCCGCTGCTGATAGGGGCCTTATTTGACTTGTTCCATAACTATAACCTCCTTGTTATATTGATGGTTATTTGTGCGCTTTCCTTCGCATGGCTAGGGACCAAGGTAGGCAGGGATATAAAAGTTTAA
- the hemH gene encoding ferrochelatase, translated as MSKEAKTGVLLVNLGTPDSTAVGHVRKYLREFLMDGRVIDIPFLSRWLLVNGIIAPFRAPKSAAEYRKLWTDRGSPLLFHTEDLKEKVVQQLDAKKYHVEMAMRYQSPSIEQGLKALQKARVKKIIVLPLFPQYASATNGSVIDKVMEIVKEWQVIPAMSYVPRFVDHPLYLQAWKDIATDFIEKEEYDAYLFSYHGIPERQIHKASCDGYCQLNDKCCARQTPSNQYCYRAQCFYNTRLLIDKLGLPPEKVHTAFQSRLGKDPWIQPYTEDTIRQLARNGAKKVLAFSPAFVADCLETTVEVGEEYKEVFEEEGGQQWDLVPCLNSHDTWVECVKALVLAHE; from the coding sequence ATGAGTAAAGAGGCAAAAACAGGAGTATTACTAGTGAATTTAGGGACACCGGACAGCACGGCAGTAGGACATGTAAGAAAATACTTAAGGGAATTTTTAATGGACGGTCGTGTTATTGATATTCCTTTTTTGTCACGTTGGCTATTGGTAAACGGTATCATTGCGCCCTTTAGGGCACCAAAGTCTGCTGCTGAATACCGGAAGCTCTGGACAGACCGAGGTTCGCCATTGCTGTTTCATACAGAAGACCTGAAAGAAAAAGTAGTACAGCAACTGGATGCAAAAAAGTATCATGTAGAAATGGCAATGCGCTATCAGTCCCCAAGCATCGAGCAGGGGCTAAAAGCACTCCAAAAGGCGCGTGTGAAAAAAATCATTGTACTCCCGTTGTTTCCACAATATGCCTCTGCCACAAATGGGTCGGTGATTGATAAGGTCATGGAGATCGTGAAGGAATGGCAGGTGATCCCAGCAATGAGCTATGTGCCACGGTTTGTCGATCATCCGCTTTATTTGCAAGCTTGGAAGGATATTGCGACTGATTTTATAGAAAAAGAGGAGTATGATGCCTATTTGTTTTCATACCATGGGATCCCGGAGAGGCAAATCCATAAAGCCTCTTGTGATGGTTACTGCCAGTTGAATGATAAATGCTGTGCACGCCAAACGCCATCTAATCAATATTGTTACCGTGCGCAGTGCTTTTACAACACGCGGTTGCTGATCGATAAACTGGGGTTGCCGCCAGAAAAAGTTCATACAGCTTTTCAGTCCCGACTTGGTAAAGACCCGTGGATACAGCCATATACAGAAGATACTATCAGACAACTGGCCCGTAATGGGGCAAAGAAAGTGCTGGCCTTTTCCCCAGCTTTTGTGGCAGATTGTCTGGAGACTACAGTGGAAGTAGGGGAGGAATATAAGGAGGTATTCGAGGAGGAAGGCGGCCAGCAATGGGATTTGGTGCCTTGCCTGAATTCCCATGATACTTGGGTGGAGTGCGTAAAAGCATTGGTCTTAGCGCATGAGTGA
- a CDS encoding DUF4168 domain-containing protein, producing the protein MINFKQMTKVSLFSALLVMLGFSLQAQQISPQAPQNAAKASDFTDEEYDKFVNINAELIPVQQEVQGKMMDAIKAEGLEVQRFQELAQAQQSGSLKDASDDPEEIGKFNKAGQQVMAIQKEVQTKAQGLIEENDLSVQKFQQMSMAYNQSQEVRAKVDTLISEKMEEQ; encoded by the coding sequence ATGATTAATTTCAAGCAAATGACAAAGGTAAGTCTATTCTCAGCGTTATTGGTAATGCTGGGATTCAGCCTTCAAGCGCAACAAATCAGCCCACAGGCGCCACAGAATGCAGCAAAGGCATCAGATTTTACTGATGAAGAATATGATAAGTTTGTCAATATCAATGCGGAGTTGATTCCAGTACAGCAGGAAGTGCAAGGTAAAATGATGGACGCGATCAAGGCTGAAGGTTTAGAAGTACAGCGTTTCCAAGAATTGGCACAGGCACAACAGTCAGGTTCACTGAAGGATGCTTCAGATGATCCAGAGGAAATTGGCAAGTTCAATAAAGCGGGACAACAAGTGATGGCAATCCAGAAAGAAGTGCAGACCAAAGCACAGGGATTGATTGAAGAAAATGACCTGTCTGTGCAAAAATTCCAACAAATGTCCATGGCTTATAACCAAAGTCAGGAAGTACGCGCTAAAGTGGATACGCTGATCAGTGAGAAGATGGAAGAGCAATAA
- the trxA gene encoding thioredoxin, protein MAKKKFKDIIQQSEVPILVDFYADWCGPCQTMSPVLEEAEREFNGKVKILKINIDKNQQAAYHFAVRSIPHYILFKRGKILWRKGGLMTKRELMQQLKGFV, encoded by the coding sequence ATGGCAAAGAAGAAATTCAAAGATATCATCCAGCAGTCTGAGGTTCCCATTTTGGTGGACTTTTATGCGGACTGGTGTGGCCCGTGCCAGACCATGTCTCCTGTGCTGGAGGAAGCGGAGAGGGAATTTAATGGCAAGGTCAAAATATTGAAAATAAATATTGATAAAAACCAGCAGGCGGCATACCACTTTGCGGTAAGGTCCATCCCCCACTATATTCTTTTCAAGCGAGGAAAGATCCTCTGGAGAAAGGGCGGTTTGATGACCAAACGGGAGCTAATGCAGCAGTTGAAAGGCTTTGTTTAG
- a CDS encoding OmpH family outer membrane protein, producing MKVRIILSAVALFCLSFVAKAQQDIKIGYTNVEVLMSLMPEMQQIDADMQDYGKQLQTNVQTKTQNFQREVQSYQQAAQTMTEEARATKEQELTKLRDEVAKYEQDAQVSYQRKLSELLEPVQTKVFNAINAVAAEHNYTHILSETAGQSPVLLYTKEADKFTELVAAKLGIELPEQMPEEADLPQ from the coding sequence ATGAAAGTGAGAATTATCTTATCAGCCGTTGCTTTATTTTGTTTGAGCTTTGTGGCAAAAGCCCAGCAAGATATCAAAATTGGCTATACGAATGTGGAGGTACTGATGAGCCTGATGCCGGAGATGCAACAGATCGACGCCGACATGCAGGATTATGGCAAGCAATTGCAAACTAACGTACAGACAAAGACACAAAACTTCCAAAGAGAAGTACAGTCTTATCAGCAGGCTGCCCAAACCATGACAGAAGAAGCAAGGGCTACCAAGGAGCAGGAGTTGACTAAACTGAGAGATGAGGTAGCAAAATATGAGCAAGATGCGCAGGTTTCTTACCAAAGAAAGTTGAGCGAGCTACTTGAGCCGGTACAAACCAAAGTGTTCAATGCCATCAACGCTGTGGCAGCTGAGCATAACTATACGCACATCCTCTCTGAAACTGCCGGACAATCTCCCGTGTTGCTTTACACGAAGGAAGCTGACAAGTTTACAGAGTTAGTAGCGGCAAAACTGGGCATCGAACTTCCAGAGCAAATGCCAGAAGAAGCTGATCTACCTCAGTAA
- a CDS encoding OmpH family outer membrane protein, whose product MLKCLKIVFFLLLVTSAAQAQKIGFVDSEYILNKHPDYKIVQEELKKQATAWKKEAQNLEKEIKEMYNALKAEEVLLTEDMYKERMEAIRQKEKAASNYNTRVFGINGEYYQKQDELMKPLQSKIFDAIDRVSKRNGIAIMFDKAADLSMIYTDPIHDYSDFVIDELGIDESSVNKEKEAQETENTTEENK is encoded by the coding sequence ATGTTAAAGTGTCTTAAAATCGTATTTTTTCTGCTGTTAGTGACTTCCGCAGCACAAGCCCAAAAAATAGGGTTTGTGGATTCGGAATACATCCTTAACAAGCATCCTGACTATAAAATCGTCCAGGAAGAGCTTAAGAAACAAGCGACAGCATGGAAAAAAGAGGCACAGAATTTGGAGAAAGAGATCAAGGAAATGTACAATGCCCTGAAAGCAGAAGAAGTCTTGCTGACCGAGGACATGTACAAGGAACGGATGGAGGCTATTCGCCAAAAGGAAAAAGCTGCCAGTAACTACAATACCAGGGTCTTTGGGATAAATGGTGAGTACTATCAGAAGCAGGATGAGCTGATGAAGCCCCTGCAGTCAAAGATTTTCGATGCCATCGACAGGGTGTCCAAAAGAAACGGTATTGCCATTATGTTTGATAAGGCTGCCGATCTGTCCATGATCTATACCGATCCCATTCATGACTATTCCGATTTTGTCATCGATGAATTGGGAATAGATGAAAGTAGCGTGAATAAGGAAAAGGAAGCGCAAGAAACTGAAAATACAACAGAAGAAAACAAATAA
- a CDS encoding BamA/OMP85 family outer membrane protein, which produces MNRSLLVICLFLPVFIGITGVTQAQIRLGQSRYSAQKPIDILELNYAQPKQYKIAEIKAVGLSTLDETAIISLSGLKVGDEISVPGDAISDALKKLWQQGIIGDVKILVTKIDGDEIYLLLDLTERPRFSIVEFTGVTSTQESELRDKVQIRGRVVREDVLNSSKRKITNYFVEKGYLNTEVKIIQERDTSFPNSVKLRFDVDKKSKVKINEIAITGNEEITDGKLKKKMKKTNEHARVWIFKDIFERLKNADAENIGNSLTHRNPVTDEEVKTYINKNFKLNFFNSSKFNKKEYRNDKDNIINFYQTKGYRDAEILADSVYDFDERTVNIDIDLEEGRKYYYRNISFTGNYIHDDAELLAKLGIQSGDTYNKELLDKRLNYDPTKGDDISSLYQDDGYLFFQIDPVEVNVAADSIDIEMRIFEGPQVTVNSVSIEGNERTSDHVVMREIRILPGQKFDRSLLVRTIRELSQIGYFDPETINPDLRPNFEDATVDIVFQLEERPNDQIELSGGWGGFYGFVGTVGLVFNNFSVRNIGDFSKWRPLPVGDGQKLSLRVQANGKSFQNYSFSFTEPWFGGKKPNALSVSLNHSVQRQIDIYNQSNFGNELGFFKITGITVGLAKRVTWPDDYFSISNSLQYQVYEFDQYGTSFGLSFPTGRLKSFVFNTTVSRSNVDSPIYPRMGSNISLGVNFTPPYASLNKNITEDSPDQEKYRWLEYHKWMFDAKFYTPIFGSNKFVVSARTHMGFLGSYSKKVGMIPVERFVMGGDGMTFNNFSLGQDIIGLRGYENQVLTPGRNTRGIEGADPYGGIVYNKYVMELRYLVSPNPSATIFLLGFAEAGNNWGDYAEFNPYDLKKSAGFGARIFMPAFGLLGIDWGYGFDAAPGQIQPSGGMFHFTIGQQFR; this is translated from the coding sequence ATGAATAGAAGCTTACTTGTAATATGCTTATTCCTCCCGGTGTTTATCGGGATTACCGGTGTTACGCAGGCCCAGATCAGACTGGGACAGAGTCGTTATTCCGCACAAAAGCCTATCGATATTCTTGAGCTGAACTATGCCCAGCCAAAGCAATATAAAATAGCAGAAATCAAGGCCGTGGGGCTTTCTACGTTGGATGAGACGGCTATTATCTCCCTTTCCGGACTGAAAGTCGGCGATGAGATCAGTGTGCCGGGAGATGCCATCTCCGATGCACTGAAAAAACTCTGGCAACAAGGAATCATCGGGGACGTAAAAATCCTAGTTACCAAAATAGACGGAGATGAAATTTACCTACTGCTCGATCTGACCGAGCGTCCAAGGTTCAGTATTGTAGAGTTTACCGGCGTGACGTCCACCCAGGAAAGTGAATTGCGCGACAAAGTACAGATCCGCGGGCGTGTGGTCCGTGAAGATGTACTGAACTCTTCCAAAAGAAAAATCACCAATTATTTCGTCGAAAAAGGGTACCTCAATACAGAGGTGAAGATCATCCAAGAAAGGGATACTTCTTTTCCCAATAGCGTAAAGCTACGATTTGACGTGGACAAGAAGTCCAAGGTCAAGATCAATGAGATCGCCATCACCGGAAACGAGGAAATCACGGATGGTAAGCTAAAAAAGAAGATGAAAAAGACCAACGAGCATGCTCGTGTGTGGATCTTCAAGGATATCTTCGAAAGACTTAAAAACGCCGATGCTGAAAATATCGGCAACAGCCTCACCCATCGTAATCCGGTAACAGATGAAGAGGTGAAAACCTACATCAACAAGAATTTTAAGTTGAATTTCTTCAACAGCTCCAAGTTCAACAAAAAGGAGTACCGTAACGATAAGGACAATATCATCAACTTCTACCAAACAAAAGGATACCGGGATGCTGAAATTTTAGCTGATTCGGTTTATGATTTTGATGAGCGAACGGTCAATATCGATATCGATTTGGAGGAAGGTAGAAAATACTATTATAGAAACATTTCCTTCACAGGGAACTACATCCACGATGATGCGGAGCTCTTGGCAAAATTAGGCATTCAGTCAGGGGACACATACAATAAAGAGCTGTTGGACAAGCGGCTGAACTATGACCCTACCAAGGGAGATGATATCAGTTCACTTTATCAGGATGATGGATACTTGTTTTTCCAGATTGATCCTGTGGAGGTGAATGTGGCCGCAGACAGCATTGATATCGAGATGCGGATTTTCGAAGGACCACAAGTGACGGTGAACAGTGTGTCGATCGAAGGGAATGAGCGGACTTCTGACCACGTGGTGATGCGTGAAATCAGGATCCTTCCAGGCCAGAAATTTGATCGCTCGCTACTGGTAAGAACTATCCGCGAACTTTCGCAGATCGGTTATTTCGATCCGGAGACGATCAACCCTGACCTAAGACCGAATTTTGAGGATGCCACAGTGGACATTGTCTTCCAGTTAGAAGAGCGGCCAAATGACCAGATTGAATTGTCCGGTGGATGGGGTGGCTTTTATGGTTTCGTCGGTACGGTCGGCTTGGTATTTAACAATTTCTCCGTGCGCAATATCGGAGATTTCTCAAAGTGGCGGCCGCTGCCCGTGGGCGATGGTCAGAAGCTGAGCCTTAGGGTACAGGCCAATGGTAAAAGCTTCCAAAACTACAGTTTCTCCTTTACCGAACCTTGGTTTGGTGGCAAGAAACCCAATGCCCTCAGTGTAAGCCTTAATCACTCTGTGCAGCGACAGATCGACATCTATAATCAGTCCAATTTTGGTAATGAATTAGGCTTCTTTAAGATTACCGGTATTACGGTAGGGCTGGCGAAGCGGGTGACCTGGCCGGATGATTACTTCAGCATCAGTAACTCCCTGCAGTATCAGGTATATGAATTTGACCAATACGGCACCAGCTTTGGGTTGAGTTTCCCGACCGGTAGGCTGAAGAGTTTTGTCTTCAATACCACCGTTTCCCGATCCAATGTGGATAGCCCGATATATCCTAGGATGGGATCCAATATTTCCTTGGGTGTAAACTTTACGCCGCCGTATGCTTCGCTGAACAAGAATATCACAGAAGATTCCCCTGATCAGGAGAAGTATCGATGGCTGGAATATCATAAATGGATGTTTGATGCCAAATTCTATACACCTATATTTGGCTCAAATAAATTTGTGGTCAGTGCCAGGACGCATATGGGCTTCTTGGGATCCTACAGTAAGAAAGTGGGCATGATTCCGGTGGAACGCTTTGTGATGGGGGGTGACGGCATGACCTTCAATAACTTCTCGCTCGGACAGGACATTATTGGCCTGAGAGGGTATGAAAATCAGGTTTTGACACCGGGAAGGAATACCAGGGGAATAGAAGGTGCAGATCCTTATGGTGGTATTGTCTATAATAAGTACGTGATGGAGCTACGGTATTTGGTATCGCCCAATCCTTCTGCCACCATCTTCCTATTAGGCTTTGCCGAAGCGGGCAATAACTGGGGGGACTATGCGGAGTTTAACCCGTATGATCTAAAGAAATCCGCAGGGTTTGGTGCCAGGATCTTTATGCCGGCCTTTGGCCTGCTCGGGATCGACTGGGGGTATGGATTTGATGCCGCCCCTGGGCAGATTCAGCCAAGTGGAGGGATGTTCCACTTTACGATCGGTCAACAATTCAGGTAA
- a CDS encoding isoprenyl transferase: MKEAIDKERIPKHIAIIMDGNGRWAQGKGAKRVFGHRNAITAVRETITGANDLGVAYLTLYTFSTENWSRPKLEVKAIMELLVKTLTDQVPNLMKDNVKLTLIGDMDMLPPRSRAKLREAIEETSRNTGLTLILALSYSGRWEITNTVKDIAKKVADNKIDVEEITEDMIANHLLTKDYPDPELLIRTSGELRISNFLLWQLAYTELYFTEVLWPDFRKEHLMEAVADYQRRERRFGKTGAQLKS; the protein is encoded by the coding sequence ATGAAGGAAGCGATAGACAAGGAAAGGATTCCCAAGCACATTGCTATAATCATGGATGGCAACGGCCGGTGGGCGCAGGGCAAAGGAGCCAAGCGTGTATTTGGTCATAGAAATGCCATCACAGCCGTGCGTGAGACCATTACTGGGGCGAATGATTTGGGCGTGGCGTATTTGACGCTTTACACCTTCTCCACTGAAAACTGGTCCAGGCCAAAACTCGAGGTGAAGGCCATTATGGAGCTGTTGGTGAAGACCCTTACCGATCAAGTGCCCAACCTGATGAAGGATAATGTGAAGCTTACGCTGATAGGCGACATGGACATGCTGCCTCCCAGAAGTAGGGCAAAGTTACGCGAGGCCATTGAAGAGACTTCCCGAAATACCGGGCTTACCCTGATCCTGGCCCTGAGCTATAGTGGGAGATGGGAAATTACCAATACCGTAAAAGACATTGCCAAAAAAGTAGCTGACAACAAAATTGATGTAGAAGAGATCACAGAGGATATGATCGCCAATCACCTGCTGACCAAGGACTATCCCGATCCGGAACTCCTGATCAGGACCAGTGGTGAGTTGAGGATCAGTAATTTTCTGCTTTGGCAATTGGCCTATACTGAGCTGTATTTTACAGAGGTATTATGGCCGGACTTTAGAAAAGAGCACCTGATGGAAGCCGTAGCTGATTATCAACGGAGAGAAAGACGCTTTGGCAAAACAGGTGCCCAGTTAAAATCATGA
- the porG gene encoding type IX secretion system protein PorG, with translation MKKVNFQLLCCSLLILVFMSISAGRGYAQKTKEYGLGLGVATYSGDIIRSLDPSQIGLQGTLFGRRKFDNVWSVRYGIALAGLNAADSIRPLDAMAQARDAYFKGLLVEGHVMMEYHFLDYLAPHSPVRYSPYGFFGIGYTMFFGEGQSYHGEIHPDDDGDYSLSTPVIPFGIGVKYQLKERMFLSVEFGFRPTLSDFLDKIEPNDTTLPRFPMDPDAPLPDDPDDYPLPYGVNYGNKADKDWYYFLGVTLSYSFHKIECFNY, from the coding sequence TTGAAAAAAGTCAATTTTCAGTTATTGTGTTGTTCCCTTCTGATTTTGGTGTTTATGTCCATTTCAGCTGGGCGTGGATATGCACAAAAAACCAAAGAATATGGCTTAGGTCTAGGGGTGGCGACATACTCCGGAGATATTATCCGGAGCTTGGATCCTTCCCAGATCGGACTTCAAGGCACGTTGTTTGGCAGACGAAAATTTGACAATGTTTGGAGTGTACGGTACGGGATAGCCTTGGCCGGCTTAAATGCAGCGGACAGCATCAGACCGCTGGATGCCATGGCCCAGGCCCGAGATGCTTATTTCAAAGGCTTGTTGGTAGAAGGGCATGTGATGATGGAATATCATTTTCTGGATTACCTGGCTCCACATTCACCGGTAAGGTATTCCCCTTATGGCTTCTTTGGGATTGGATATACGATGTTCTTTGGAGAAGGACAGTCCTATCACGGAGAGATTCATCCCGATGATGATGGCGACTATTCCTTGTCCACTCCGGTAATTCCGTTTGGTATAGGAGTAAAATACCAACTGAAGGAACGGATGTTTCTATCCGTGGAGTTTGGATTTAGACCTACCTTATCAGACTTTTTGGACAAGATCGAACCAAATGACACCACTTTACCGCGGTTTCCGATGGATCCGGACGCACCCCTTCCGGATGATCCCGATGATTATCCATTGCCTTATGGTGTAAACTATGGAAATAAGGCCGACAAAGACTGGTATTATTTTTTGGGTGTGACGCTCAGTTACTCCTTTCACAAGATCGAATGCTTTAATTATTAA
- a CDS encoding NAD kinase, whose protein sequence is MKITIHGISFQKEFVPYIEKLIDVLHGHGTDLFLTETFSKYMKKSGAKATGFTVLGDRGQLADMDFVISVGGDGTLLDTVSLVGEYEVPIVGINTGRMGFLATIAKEDVAKAVQVLFDGEFTIQDRILIHLEADQKLFNGVPYGLNEFTIHKRDTSSMIIVHTYIDGEYLNSYWADGLIVATPTGSTGYSLSCGGPLISPSAKNFVITPVSPHNLNVRPMIVSDESEITFSIEGRSKKFLISLDSRSTAVDASVKLKVKREKFVARLVKFHDYSFFDTLRKKLNWGFDMRN, encoded by the coding sequence ATGAAGATAACCATTCATGGCATAAGTTTTCAAAAAGAATTTGTGCCATATATAGAGAAGTTGATAGATGTGTTGCACGGTCATGGTACCGATCTCTTCCTCACTGAGACATTTTCAAAATATATGAAGAAATCCGGGGCAAAGGCCACCGGATTCACTGTATTGGGTGATAGGGGACAGCTGGCGGATATGGACTTTGTGATTTCGGTGGGCGGTGACGGCACATTGCTGGACACGGTATCGCTAGTGGGGGAGTATGAAGTGCCGATCGTAGGGATCAATACCGGCAGGATGGGATTTTTAGCGACGATCGCCAAAGAGGATGTAGCAAAGGCGGTCCAAGTGCTTTTTGATGGTGAGTTTACGATCCAGGACAGGATATTGATTCACCTTGAGGCAGACCAGAAGCTGTTTAATGGCGTGCCCTACGGCCTTAACGAGTTTACGATCCATAAGCGGGATACTTCGTCCATGATTATTGTGCACACGTACATTGATGGGGAATACCTGAACAGTTACTGGGCGGACGGGTTGATTGTCGCGACTCCTACGGGTTCTACGGGCTATTCCCTGAGCTGTGGAGGACCATTGATATCCCCATCGGCAAAGAACTTTGTGATTACCCCGGTAAGTCCACACAATTTGAACGTAAGGCCTATGATCGTGTCAGATGAAAGCGAGATTACCTTTTCGATAGAGGGGAGAAGTAAGAAATTTTTGATATCATTGGATTCCCGATCCACGGCGGTGGATGCTTCTGTAAAATTGAAGGTCAAGCGGGAGAAATTTGTAGCCAGGTTAGTTAAGTTCCACGATTACAGCTTCTTCGATACCTTGCGTAAAAAGCTGAATTGGGGATTTGATATGAGGAATTAG
- a CDS encoding CBS domain-containing protein, with translation MQAYEFINNMIPPLKLTDKVRMTLSWMEEIRTDVLPVVEGGYFKGLITDEMIYNINREDITVADVPLESEGCFVLKEKHIYDVLRVASEFQSNMVAVVDNENIYHGVVTLEDSIAAFADTLSIQAQGGVLVLSMFMTDYSLFEIARVIESENAKVLSSFLTSDPLDESKIKVVLKVDKTELRHIKATLERFGYKVIDHYQEEMDENKEQDRLDNLMRFLNI, from the coding sequence ATGCAGGCGTACGAATTCATCAACAACATGATTCCCCCACTGAAGCTTACCGATAAGGTAAGGATGACACTGTCGTGGATGGAGGAAATCCGTACGGATGTATTGCCGGTGGTGGAAGGTGGATATTTTAAAGGGCTGATCACTGATGAGATGATTTACAATATCAATAGAGAGGACATCACTGTAGCAGATGTACCGCTGGAATCGGAAGGCTGTTTTGTACTGAAGGAAAAGCATATCTATGACGTGCTCCGTGTGGCTTCGGAATTCCAAAGCAATATGGTGGCCGTAGTGGACAATGAGAATATCTACCATGGAGTGGTCACTTTAGAGGACTCGATTGCCGCTTTTGCCGACACCCTGTCGATCCAGGCACAAGGTGGCGTGTTGGTGCTGTCGATGTTTATGACGGATTACAGCCTGTTTGAAATTGCCCGGGTGATCGAATCAGAAAATGCAAAGGTGCTCAGCAGTTTTTTGACAAGCGACCCCTTGGATGAGAGCAAAATCAAGGTGGTGCTAAAGGTGGACAAGACAGAACTAAGGCACATCAAGGCTACCTTAGAGCGGTTTGGCTACAAAGTCATAGATCATTATCAGGAGGAAATGGATGAAAACAAAGAGCAGGACCGGCTGGATAACCTGATGCGATTTTTGAATATCTAA